In the genome of Saprospira sp. CCB-QB6, one region contains:
- the coaD gene encoding pantetheine-phosphate adenylyltransferase, with protein MKIAVFPGSFDPITKGHEDIVRRALPLFDKIIVALGTNSTKSYYFSEEERLSFLKASFADAPKVEIDRFPQLTVDYCKEKGADFILRGLRNSNDFNYEVSIAMLNRDLGEGLETIFLLTAPEYSYYSSTVVREILKGNGDGALFVPDNCQQLLRDAQDKR; from the coding sequence ATGAAAATTGCTGTTTTCCCGGGTTCTTTTGACCCCATTACAAAAGGCCATGAAGACATTGTTCGCCGAGCCCTGCCTTTATTTGATAAAATCATTGTGGCCCTAGGGACCAACTCGACAAAATCCTATTACTTTTCTGAAGAGGAGCGCCTTTCTTTCCTCAAAGCCAGTTTTGCCGATGCTCCCAAAGTAGAAATCGACCGCTTCCCACAACTTACCGTAGATTATTGTAAGGAAAAGGGAGCCGATTTTATCCTTAGAGGACTGCGCAACTCCAACGATTTTAATTACGAGGTCTCTATTGCCATGCTCAACCGCGATTTGGGCGAGGGCCTAGAAACCATTTTCTTGCTGACCGCTCCCGAATACTCTTACTATAGCTCTACGGTGGTCCGCGAAATCCTCAAGGGAAATGGAGATGGTGCTCTTTTCGTGCCCGATAATTGCCAGCAATTGCTCCGAGATGCTCAGGATAAGCGATAA
- the dprA gene encoding DNA-processing protein DprA codes for MLNEKEKLWAIALQQSPQLGAIRARRLLRDFGSIQAIYEADAVALAQASYIGKTAMRHILSREGLETAKRELDFVEKKGIELLLFGESNYPRRLLQIEDAPFLLYYKGSAALDQLRTLSVVGTRKPTENGRSACERILTEIKEFSPLIISGLAYGIDACAHRKALDLGLETVAVLAHGLNRIYPPQHRSLAEQMLEQGGLLTEFISQNKPLACNFPMRNRIIAGLSDALWVVETGPKGGSMISAQKAIDYQRRVFALPGRWNDKLSLGCNELIRQQTALLLTKGEQLVQKMKWSQPQRGQQQQLFQQLSPKEQQISELLLGGQQLHYNQLLAQLPWGHSQLIELLLQLEMRGLIKALPGKYYRLS; via the coding sequence ATGCTCAACGAAAAAGAAAAACTCTGGGCCATTGCGCTGCAGCAATCTCCGCAATTGGGGGCGATTCGGGCCAGAAGATTATTGCGGGACTTTGGTTCTATTCAGGCGATTTATGAGGCGGATGCGGTGGCTTTGGCCCAGGCTAGTTATATTGGAAAGACGGCCATGCGGCATATTTTGAGCCGAGAGGGCCTAGAAACGGCCAAAAGGGAGCTAGATTTTGTGGAAAAGAAAGGCATTGAGCTCTTGCTCTTTGGCGAAAGCAACTATCCGAGGCGGTTGTTGCAGATTGAAGATGCGCCCTTTTTGCTTTATTATAAAGGTTCGGCGGCTTTGGACCAGTTGCGGACGCTTTCGGTGGTGGGCACTCGCAAACCCACAGAAAATGGTCGCTCTGCTTGTGAGCGCATTTTAACCGAAATTAAGGAATTTTCGCCTTTGATTATTAGTGGTCTGGCTTATGGTATAGATGCTTGCGCCCACCGAAAGGCCCTAGATTTGGGCCTAGAAACCGTGGCAGTTTTAGCTCATGGGCTCAACCGAATTTATCCGCCGCAGCATCGTTCTTTAGCGGAGCAAATGCTGGAACAAGGAGGATTATTGACCGAATTTATTAGTCAGAATAAGCCTTTGGCTTGTAACTTCCCCATGCGCAACCGCATTATTGCAGGCCTATCCGATGCGCTTTGGGTGGTGGAAACGGGACCAAAAGGTGGCTCGATGATTAGTGCCCAAAAGGCGATAGACTATCAGCGGAGAGTTTTCGCTTTGCCTGGGCGTTGGAATGATAAATTGTCTTTGGGCTGCAATGAATTGATTCGGCAGCAAACGGCTTTGCTCTTGACCAAAGGCGAACAATTGGTCCAAAAAATGAAATGGAGCCAGCCGCAGCGGGGGCAACAACAGCAGCTTTTTCAGCAGTTATCGCCCAAAGAGCAGCAAATTAGTGAGTTATTGTTGGGGGGACAGCAATTGCATTACAATCAGCTGTTGGCCCAATTGCCTTGGGGCCACAGCCAATTGATAGAACTTTTATTGCAATTAGAAATGCGGGGGCTGATCAAAGCCCTACCCGGCAAATATTATCGCTTATCCTGA
- a CDS encoding DUF7793 family protein — translation MQERNYFAEQLRIKSGSFSWPAGDFIVEQQILPAYYMDNEDAEESLQCMRAMAAARSANIYLLIDMKNIKGASAGARKTLAQASPTLVKGVATLIANPISRLLSNFILGLNKPSYPTRAFSDKEQAKAWLKSLKDKNEAKKI, via the coding sequence ATGCAAGAGAGAAACTACTTTGCAGAGCAATTACGCATTAAATCCGGCTCTTTTTCTTGGCCTGCTGGCGATTTTATTGTCGAGCAGCAAATTTTGCCTGCCTATTATATGGACAATGAAGATGCAGAGGAATCTTTGCAATGCATGAGGGCTATGGCAGCCGCTAGATCGGCTAATATTTACCTCTTGATTGACATGAAAAACATCAAAGGGGCCTCAGCAGGAGCGCGAAAAACCTTGGCGCAGGCTTCTCCAACTTTAGTAAAAGGAGTAGCCACCTTAATTGCCAATCCTATTTCTCGTTTATTGAGCAATTTCATATTGGGGCTCAATAAACCAAGTTATCCAACTAGGGCTTTTTCGGATAAGGAACAGGCCAAAGCTTGGCTAAAAAGTCTAAAAGATAAAAATGAGGCAAAGAAGATTTAA
- the hemF gene encoding oxygen-dependent coproporphyrinogen oxidase, producing MKNEQQKIQTALQDLQDHICAGLEAMDGKGKFQEDLWERPGGGGGRTRLIGDGNVLIKGGVNFSAVEGEAPDALLKTLKIEAKGDESLRFFASGVSIVLHPESPYVPITHMNVRYFELSDGTWWFGGGIDLTPHYVFPELAQQFHQRMKAVCDEFHPSFYERFKPWCDDYFYLPHRGEMRGIGGIFFDRLGPEEELSKEELLDFIIAVGKAFVPAYAEQVTATKEMSYGQKELDWQALRRGRYVEFNLVLDRGTKFGLQTNGRTESILMSMPPTAGWAYDHQPEAGSAEAQTLSYLVKGIDWLAPLEV from the coding sequence ATGAAAAACGAGCAACAAAAGATTCAGACGGCTTTGCAAGATTTGCAGGACCATATTTGTGCGGGCCTAGAGGCCATGGATGGCAAAGGGAAATTTCAGGAAGATTTGTGGGAGCGCCCCGGTGGTGGCGGTGGCCGCACCCGCCTAATTGGCGATGGAAATGTATTGATTAAGGGCGGCGTGAATTTTTCTGCCGTAGAGGGCGAGGCGCCAGATGCTTTGCTCAAAACCTTGAAAATTGAGGCCAAAGGAGACGAAAGTTTGCGCTTTTTTGCTTCTGGAGTGTCTATTGTTTTGCATCCGGAGAGTCCTTATGTGCCCATTACGCATATGAACGTTCGTTATTTTGAATTGAGCGATGGAACTTGGTGGTTTGGCGGAGGAATCGACTTGACGCCACATTATGTATTTCCAGAATTGGCCCAGCAATTTCATCAGCGGATGAAAGCCGTTTGCGATGAGTTTCATCCTAGCTTTTACGAGCGTTTCAAGCCTTGGTGCGATGATTATTTCTATTTGCCTCATCGTGGAGAAATGCGAGGTATTGGTGGCATTTTCTTCGATCGTTTAGGTCCAGAAGAAGAGTTGTCTAAAGAAGAATTATTGGACTTTATCATTGCGGTGGGCAAAGCTTTTGTGCCTGCTTATGCCGAGCAGGTGACCGCCACCAAAGAGATGTCTTATGGTCAAAAAGAGTTGGATTGGCAGGCGCTTCGCCGTGGTCGTTATGTAGAATTTAACTTGGTATTGGACCGTGGCACCAAGTTCGGTTTGCAGACCAATGGCCGTACCGAATCTATCTTGATGAGCATGCCGCCCACTGCGGGTTGGGCCTATGATCATCAGCCAGAGGCTGGCAGCGCAGAAGCGCAAACCTTGAGCTATTTGGTCAAGGGAATTGATTGGCTCGCTCCTTTGGAGGTTTAG
- a CDS encoding sacsin N-terminal ATP-binding-like domain-containing protein has protein sequence MRRKNVQAFRTDWRKAEGYDMQAWDENFIGSVHEGQQFGFYRMVNGIVDNIKADLSPKLQNAQDEQAIYEFLQNAADSQASDCAVIYDEQYFMVLNNGRAFTDKDLKALLNSFQGTKADKSKAENCGKIGRYGIGFKLAYRLMGKSDGAEELLKDLAGPLLFSWQNASEFEELMAYQKGGYQTAAQTTADLPWLLKIILACFPTGLEEEVKDLNYQPQTLFKEAELLELQAFLQRNQEQLSALDLSQGSLFFLKFGPKKHEKLKESLLNIQSGIGYAMNTLKTLNKVVLQDKVIERQSLRFEKFAVLPKTADFERIDPEFAFCPIEIALGFPDDTLEAKRMKQSPSLYQFFPMRNERHNLAYLIHASSFAKITDRTRLDDQGEANIETFKYIAKALQKSLNSKRNKDFEHFLSIYKSLLLSDPSEEYDAELLNQHLYRPNLKYIQQSIPTNKRNFYPKDLVVIKKTALPIDPMQLGIGKEWFYWTEDEHLQREAANSAKLDLKGWGLKELLLQGTPALINSWIESLDEEDYAAFVAELRQIDFDEDFLAQFQYINCFRFSQQGGGEEYLSILDLKEEEQIFLMNAQTLPYKEEIKALGFSVLSFDIQDYAAILEQLQKELDYLSQPKALFQKIAERAAVSTLSAAQKNRLFAFLSSLGQISAADLRAIPLFANHYQQQLPLSAILPLGQAPSSYLQGFEILELEDNSQLADYYCSVEGAELYQNIIWAYWEQLTEHPSLVEIDQVQALYEQSISLYKQASSLPDLADKKLVFVSAAEGFLPAEKVFYHNSLLAVAPKQYPALRTAVRKLMGLELPDPAILDYLNQGPFKIRASSSHKDWRQASRAILEQAESQPLSPKEKQAVYPILNASLHSLELKKLCLFENQLGQRRPLQELLSSEEQFESFLLPYQIKEEEYMEDLALLLCAEKDLFNKVIHRNWSELIAQEAVLEAPEAFYDAISKYSELANSVKPLIGEKYVFLSKEEGFISEGIFYHQAMEQVEDYPALVRALETLTPYRCPNKLVLPYLNQRALNTRDAVLGRLLHLEPQQLDKEAVLALQEFLTLAKTPLFKFMYVTAGEGRLYELGRRAKNTPYYLDKSAQKMAAVIKENFGESYKLFPYSLYKEGIDYEDLLLGPKLYKELSRHKNASPELLSAMIVESGNAALQEQVFSKIERIVLKEDRIYDKESFEHQALQIFRNKDAEHAKIRSKVFVEAIEGGLMKLSSISFAPQTTVSIERDGKYQLDVAAISPKHKKWQALTNKLMEQLVDYEAPNSLRRRCFELEELTLEQLYDLLKGDRVELQNAQQLAVVLLQVKRKERPILARNFWVQLANEEWLPLESLEAFYFNAPDYIHPQACLHPERYADLPEILRMDPESSSRQAFEFAGQYIAFQPYLERNRFFAAPLRALQEDEPKAALLRRLLEAVYPLWAEQGDAKQAIEIYFGQKHQLGEKMDLSAYLFSPQYALEEEQLPPLLQDYLGEDAESISYEAEPDADLPLNRLSFMLALGLQGPQSAVVNLRRYLAESQGETTSQKQINEVQNSHAPLLPQTVRFLAQKELRFSSQDERIFWLRKLYNSLSEAQMKGLALPYIESAQMSEEGLVMQYALGQTEDWTYCYTPSSELSDFLEKYELPLDKLLSLLAQTNKRLFDKTLKYYPLFQADSQEELDRESLEETAQEWAAPHYLKWKEEFKQSIFLLQGAIPYTVYFLDETVKIVRQGDAVFIDGEIYLNSQADNLEEALFAIAGRQTVSEMALLQLLRYKNELNKKEEVQAVRSETVRELKALEEAAIQSPKLEQLQAIKSSEKEAQLSMSFNLQDLPEELLSQLLSLAQNSQLKVKED, from the coding sequence ATGCGCAGAAAAAACGTCCAAGCCTTTCGCACAGATTGGCGCAAAGCCGAAGGCTATGATATGCAAGCCTGGGATGAAAATTTTATCGGTAGTGTTCATGAGGGCCAGCAATTCGGTTTTTACCGAATGGTCAACGGAATTGTGGATAATATTAAGGCCGATTTGAGTCCCAAACTCCAAAATGCACAGGATGAACAAGCTATTTATGAGTTTTTGCAAAATGCAGCCGATAGCCAAGCGAGCGATTGTGCCGTCATTTATGATGAGCAGTATTTTATGGTGCTCAATAATGGGCGGGCGTTTACGGATAAGGACCTCAAAGCTCTACTCAACTCTTTTCAAGGGACCAAAGCCGATAAAAGTAAGGCCGAAAACTGTGGCAAAATTGGCCGCTATGGTATTGGCTTTAAGTTGGCCTATCGCCTAATGGGCAAATCTGATGGCGCAGAGGAATTATTAAAGGATTTGGCTGGGCCACTCCTTTTTAGTTGGCAAAATGCTAGCGAATTTGAGGAGCTAATGGCCTATCAAAAAGGAGGCTATCAAACTGCTGCTCAAACTACAGCCGATTTGCCTTGGCTGCTCAAGATTATCTTGGCTTGTTTTCCCACGGGCCTAGAGGAAGAAGTAAAAGATTTGAATTATCAGCCGCAAACGCTCTTTAAGGAAGCGGAATTGCTGGAATTACAGGCCTTTTTGCAGCGAAACCAAGAGCAACTATCGGCTTTGGACCTTTCTCAGGGTTCGCTTTTCTTCCTAAAGTTTGGACCAAAAAAGCATGAGAAGCTCAAAGAGTCTTTGCTCAATATCCAATCGGGCATTGGCTATGCGATGAACACCCTCAAAACCCTAAATAAGGTAGTTTTGCAGGACAAAGTTATTGAGCGCCAAAGTCTGCGCTTTGAGAAATTTGCCGTTTTGCCCAAAACAGCTGATTTTGAGCGAATTGATCCTGAATTTGCCTTTTGTCCCATCGAAATCGCCCTGGGTTTTCCAGATGATACCCTAGAGGCCAAGCGGATGAAGCAAAGTCCCTCCCTCTATCAGTTTTTTCCTATGCGCAATGAGCGGCATAATTTGGCCTATCTCATTCATGCTAGCTCTTTTGCCAAAATTACCGACCGTACCCGCCTAGATGACCAAGGCGAGGCCAATATTGAGACCTTTAAGTACATTGCTAAGGCCTTGCAGAAAAGCCTCAATAGCAAAAGAAACAAAGATTTTGAGCACTTCTTGAGCATTTATAAATCGCTACTCCTGTCTGATCCTTCTGAGGAATATGATGCGGAATTGCTCAATCAGCATTTATATCGACCGAACCTCAAGTACATTCAGCAATCTATTCCCACCAATAAGCGCAACTTTTATCCCAAGGACCTAGTCGTCATTAAAAAGACGGCCCTTCCCATTGATCCCATGCAGTTGGGTATTGGTAAAGAATGGTTTTATTGGACCGAAGACGAGCATTTGCAAAGAGAAGCCGCTAATTCAGCCAAATTGGACCTCAAAGGCTGGGGCCTCAAAGAATTGCTATTGCAAGGTACGCCAGCCCTCATCAATAGCTGGATCGAAAGCTTAGATGAAGAGGATTATGCGGCCTTTGTGGCCGAATTGCGTCAAATTGATTTTGATGAAGACTTTTTGGCCCAATTCCAATATATCAACTGCTTCCGCTTTAGCCAACAGGGCGGCGGCGAGGAATACCTCTCGATCTTGGACCTCAAGGAGGAAGAGCAAATCTTTTTGATGAATGCCCAAACCCTGCCTTATAAGGAAGAAATTAAGGCGCTGGGCTTCTCGGTCCTCTCTTTTGATATTCAGGATTATGCCGCCATTTTGGAGCAGCTGCAAAAAGAATTGGATTACCTCAGCCAACCCAAGGCGCTTTTCCAGAAAATTGCAGAGCGGGCTGCAGTCTCTACACTTTCTGCAGCACAGAAGAACCGCCTATTTGCTTTCTTGAGCAGCTTGGGCCAAATTAGTGCAGCAGATTTACGGGCGATCCCCCTTTTTGCTAATCACTATCAACAGCAATTGCCTTTATCGGCTATTTTGCCTTTGGGGCAAGCCCCTTCTAGCTATTTACAGGGCTTTGAGATCTTGGAATTGGAAGACAATAGCCAATTGGCCGATTATTATTGTTCCGTAGAGGGGGCCGAGCTCTATCAAAACATCATTTGGGCCTATTGGGAGCAATTGACGGAGCACCCGAGCTTGGTGGAGATCGATCAGGTGCAAGCACTTTATGAGCAAAGTATTTCCCTATACAAACAAGCTAGCTCCCTGCCTGATTTAGCCGATAAAAAACTCGTTTTTGTTTCTGCCGCAGAGGGTTTTCTTCCTGCAGAAAAAGTATTTTATCACAACAGCCTTTTAGCGGTTGCGCCTAAACAATATCCAGCTTTGCGCACAGCTGTGCGCAAACTCATGGGCCTAGAACTGCCCGATCCCGCTATCCTAGATTATCTCAATCAAGGCCCCTTTAAAATTCGGGCAAGCTCCAGCCACAAAGATTGGCGACAAGCTTCGCGGGCCATTTTGGAGCAGGCCGAAAGCCAGCCTCTTAGTCCCAAAGAAAAACAAGCCGTTTATCCCATTCTCAATGCTTCTCTGCATAGTCTAGAGCTCAAAAAGCTTTGCTTATTTGAGAATCAATTGGGCCAAAGACGACCCTTGCAAGAGCTCTTGAGCAGTGAAGAACAGTTCGAGTCCTTCTTGTTGCCCTACCAAATTAAGGAAGAGGAATATATGGAGGATTTGGCACTGCTCCTCTGTGCAGAAAAGGACCTCTTTAATAAAGTTATTCATAGAAATTGGAGTGAATTGATTGCTCAGGAAGCCGTTTTGGAGGCGCCAGAGGCTTTCTATGATGCAATTAGTAAATATAGCGAGCTGGCTAATTCCGTTAAGCCGCTTATTGGCGAAAAATATGTATTCCTCTCCAAAGAAGAAGGCTTCATTAGCGAAGGGATTTTCTATCATCAGGCGATGGAGCAGGTAGAAGATTACCCCGCTTTGGTCCGTGCCCTAGAAACCTTAACGCCTTATCGCTGTCCCAATAAGTTAGTTTTACCCTATCTCAACCAACGAGCCTTAAATACTCGAGATGCCGTTTTGGGCCGTTTGCTACATTTAGAGCCGCAGCAATTGGATAAAGAAGCGGTTTTGGCCCTACAAGAGTTTTTGACCTTGGCCAAAACGCCTCTCTTTAAGTTTATGTATGTGACGGCTGGCGAAGGCCGCCTCTATGAGCTGGGCCGTAGGGCTAAAAACACCCCCTACTATCTTGATAAATCGGCCCAAAAAATGGCCGCTGTTATCAAAGAGAATTTTGGAGAAAGCTATAAGCTCTTTCCCTATAGTCTATATAAGGAAGGCATCGACTATGAAGATTTACTCCTAGGGCCAAAATTATACAAGGAGCTCTCTCGCCATAAAAATGCAAGTCCAGAACTACTTTCTGCTATGATTGTAGAATCTGGCAATGCGGCTTTGCAAGAACAGGTCTTTTCTAAAATTGAACGGATCGTCCTAAAAGAAGATCGCATTTATGATAAGGAAAGCTTTGAGCATCAAGCTTTGCAGATTTTTAGAAACAAAGATGCCGAACATGCCAAAATCCGTTCTAAGGTATTTGTAGAAGCCATTGAAGGCGGCTTGATGAAACTGAGCAGCATCTCTTTTGCCCCTCAAACTACCGTTAGCATTGAGCGAGATGGTAAATATCAATTGGATGTAGCGGCTATTTCGCCTAAGCACAAAAAATGGCAGGCCCTGACCAATAAGTTGATGGAGCAATTGGTCGACTATGAAGCGCCCAATAGCCTGCGCCGCCGCTGCTTTGAACTAGAGGAATTGACCTTAGAACAGCTTTATGATTTGCTTAAAGGCGATAGAGTGGAACTCCAAAATGCTCAACAACTAGCTGTAGTGCTCTTGCAGGTTAAACGTAAGGAACGCCCCATTTTGGCCCGCAATTTTTGGGTCCAATTGGCCAATGAAGAATGGCTTCCCCTAGAAAGTCTAGAGGCTTTCTATTTCAATGCCCCCGATTATATCCACCCTCAAGCTTGCTTGCATCCAGAACGCTATGCCGATTTGCCCGAAATTCTTCGGATGGATCCAGAAAGTAGCAGTCGCCAAGCTTTCGAGTTCGCTGGCCAATACATCGCTTTTCAGCCTTATCTGGAACGCAACCGCTTTTTTGCTGCCCCTCTACGCGCTTTGCAAGAGGATGAACCCAAGGCCGCTTTGCTCCGCCGCTTGCTAGAGGCGGTTTATCCCCTTTGGGCCGAGCAGGGAGATGCAAAACAAGCGATCGAGATTTATTTTGGACAAAAGCATCAATTGGGCGAGAAAATGGACCTCTCCGCCTATCTCTTTAGTCCCCAATATGCCCTTGAGGAGGAACAACTGCCCCCACTTTTACAAGATTATTTGGGCGAGGATGCCGAATCTATTTCCTATGAAGCCGAGCCCGATGCCGATTTGCCACTTAATCGCCTCAGTTTTATGCTGGCCCTAGGCCTACAAGGTCCACAATCTGCTGTAGTGAATTTGCGGCGCTATTTGGCCGAAAGCCAAGGCGAAACGACTTCTCAAAAACAGATCAATGAGGTCCAAAATAGCCATGCTCCACTCTTGCCCCAAACGGTCCGCTTCTTGGCCCAAAAAGAACTGCGCTTTTCTTCTCAAGATGAACGCATTTTCTGGTTGCGCAAACTCTACAACAGCCTATCCGAGGCGCAGATGAAGGGCTTGGCCCTACCTTATATAGAGTCGGCCCAAATGAGCGAAGAAGGCTTAGTGATGCAATATGCACTGGGCCAAACAGAGGACTGGACCTATTGCTATACGCCCAGTAGCGAGCTCAGCGATTTTCTAGAAAAATACGAGCTGCCTTTAGATAAACTCCTTAGCCTTTTGGCCCAAACCAACAAACGCTTATTCGATAAAACCCTCAAGTATTATCCGCTCTTCCAAGCCGATAGCCAGGAGGAACTCGATCGTGAGAGTTTGGAGGAAACTGCCCAAGAATGGGCTGCCCCCCACTACCTCAAATGGAAGGAAGAGTTTAAGCAAAGTATCTTTTTACTGCAGGGCGCAATTCCCTATACTGTCTATTTCCTAGACGAAACGGTCAAAATTGTTCGCCAAGGAGATGCCGTTTTCATTGATGGAGAGATTTATCTCAATAGCCAAGCAGATAATCTCGAAGAGGCGCTTTTTGCCATTGCTGGCCGTCAAACCGTTTCCGAAATGGCCCTTTTGCAGTTGTTGCGCTACAAAAACGAATTGAACAAAAAGGAAGAAGTGCAGGCGGTCCGTAGCGAAACGGTCCGAGAACTCAAAGCTTTGGAAGAAGCCGCTATCCAATCCCCAAAATTGGAGCAATTGCAGGCCATCAAGAGCAGCGAGAAGGAGGCCCAATTGTCTATGTCCTTCAACCTGCAAGATTTACCCGAAGAACTCCTCAGCCAATTGCTTAGCTTGGCCCAAAATAGCCAACTCAAAGTGAAGGAGGATTAA
- a CDS encoding potassium/proton antiporter gives MDTVHIIFAGALLLLLSVLAGKTSFRLGLPTLILFLLVGMLAGSEGFGGIYFDDPQIAQFIGIIALNIILFAGGLDTRWGAVRLVLGKGLTLATLGVFITAAAVGIFAHYFFYWSWLEAFLLGAIVSSTDAAAVFSILGSTNIHLKHGIRPILELESGSNDPVAYFLTSLLAGAVLKDEMSLIPALTQLLLQLVLGVSIGYMMGKLSKWVINGIRLDFKGLYPVLALSLGFLAYACSELLSGNGFLAVYVSAVFLANSQLTQKLSIRQFFDGFAWLMQIILFLSLGLLVFPSQILAVWPMGLALAFFLMFIARPISVFIGLSWTKLDFKSKLFISWVGLRGAAPIVFATIPMVMGIASSYLIFNLVFFLTLVSIGLQGTSIPFFARLLGLVDLQVSALTHARSLALEEESKVETAEVYISEESPLIDRELADIRFPADCMVVLIIRKQQYLVPTAHTKIEAGDTLQLLASKAEDLASLQMELG, from the coding sequence ATGGATACCGTACACATTATTTTTGCTGGGGCGCTTTTATTATTGCTCAGTGTTTTGGCTGGAAAAACCTCTTTTCGCTTAGGTTTACCCACCTTAATTTTATTTTTATTGGTGGGCATGTTAGCGGGTTCTGAGGGATTTGGCGGCATTTACTTTGATGATCCTCAGATTGCTCAATTTATTGGCATCATTGCGCTAAACATCATTTTATTTGCGGGTGGTTTAGATACTCGTTGGGGAGCTGTTCGCTTGGTTTTGGGCAAAGGATTGACCTTAGCCACCTTGGGCGTTTTTATTACGGCGGCGGCTGTGGGGATCTTTGCGCATTACTTTTTTTATTGGAGTTGGCTGGAGGCTTTTTTATTGGGAGCTATCGTATCCTCAACTGATGCAGCGGCTGTATTTTCAATTTTGGGCTCAACCAATATTCACTTAAAGCATGGCATTCGGCCCATTTTGGAGTTAGAGAGCGGAAGTAATGACCCTGTGGCTTATTTTCTGACCAGTTTGCTTGCTGGAGCGGTATTAAAAGATGAAATGAGCTTGATTCCAGCCCTAACACAACTGCTTTTGCAGTTGGTTCTAGGTGTTTCTATTGGCTATATGATGGGCAAGTTGAGCAAATGGGTAATCAATGGTATTCGATTAGATTTCAAGGGTTTGTATCCTGTTTTGGCTCTTTCTCTTGGTTTTTTGGCCTATGCTTGCAGCGAGCTCTTGTCTGGCAATGGTTTTCTAGCGGTTTATGTATCTGCTGTTTTTTTGGCCAACAGTCAATTGACACAAAAGCTGAGTATTCGGCAATTTTTTGATGGTTTTGCCTGGTTGATGCAAATCATTCTCTTTTTGAGTTTGGGCCTTTTGGTTTTCCCTTCTCAAATTTTGGCCGTTTGGCCAATGGGCTTAGCCTTGGCCTTTTTCCTGATGTTCATTGCTCGGCCAATCAGTGTTTTTATTGGCTTGTCTTGGACCAAACTCGATTTTAAATCCAAATTATTTATTTCTTGGGTAGGGCTTCGCGGGGCCGCTCCCATTGTTTTTGCCACGATCCCGATGGTCATGGGCATTGCCTCCTCTTATCTCATTTTCAATTTGGTCTTTTTCCTCACTTTAGTTTCCATTGGTTTGCAGGGCACGAGCATCCCCTTTTTTGCCCGTTTGTTGGGTTTGGTGGACCTACAAGTCTCGGCCTTAACTCATGCTCGTTCTTTGGCGCTAGAAGAAGAAAGTAAGGTAGAAACTGCAGAGGTCTACATTTCTGAAGAAAGTCCTCTGATTGACCGAGAATTGGCTGATATTCGCTTTCCAGCCGATTGTATGGTGGTCCTGATTATCCGAAAACAGCAGTATTTGGTCCCTACCGCCCATACCAAAATAGAAGCGGGCGACACCCTGCAACTGCTCGCCAGCAAAGCCGAAGACCTAGCCAGTTTACAGATGGAATTGGGCTAA